In a genomic window of Limnochordia bacterium:
- the pknB gene encoding Stk1 family PASTA domain-containing Ser/Thr kinase: protein MLGRVLADRYEIVQEVGSGGMAVVYLGQDRLLCRPVAIKILRDVHAKDEDFVRRFRLEAQAAASLSHPNVVNMYDVGEENGIYYIVMEYLNGTDLKTLIRQYGQFSVGQGLWVAAEIAKALEHAHSHKIVHRDIKPHNIILTNDGRIKVTDFGIARAVSSSTLTQTGFVLGSVHYSSPEQVSGGQISGASDLYSLGVVMYEMFTGRLPFGGETPVSIALKHLRDQPPSLRELRGDLPDGVALIVETAMAKEPKDRYPSAARLLQAIQKTGMMSLGFASEEAPEQTALMETTKVLASVNGEELEPTEMVPVQQKKKRSTGARFLTVVAVLLAIGGLSWVGLLQARKMIFPPDLPVPEVSGRSLEEASEILSEMGFKPSVDGRVFSHDVPEGWVVSQNPVEGRIVKKWRTVELIVSKGPQMVEVPNIVGYSLRDAALMLDEQGLKLGVPEEEINEQAAIDEVLFQEPSSGSVPVGSSINVVIAVRQKSTVLLVPDIRGSYLDQAQKDLAEYGLSIGKSFPDFSDEIPQGMIIDQNPRPQASVQKGTAIDVVYSNGPRNRQEPREDETGVGTPPVPPVGELEPGEDTDAQTPPEAPNDGQKRATISIRVPDGPPQEVLILVVDDIRVGIKQVMQAMVDGGETITRVVVGYGPEVRVQVYLGGWLIEEEYLR from the coding sequence TTTCGCCTCGAGGCCCAAGCGGCAGCCAGTCTTTCCCATCCTAATGTGGTTAATATGTACGATGTTGGCGAGGAAAATGGTATTTACTACATCGTGATGGAATACCTGAATGGGACGGATCTTAAGACTCTGATTAGACAGTATGGGCAGTTTTCCGTTGGCCAGGGACTCTGGGTAGCGGCAGAGATAGCAAAGGCGTTGGAGCATGCTCATTCCCATAAGATCGTGCATAGGGACATTAAACCCCATAACATAATTCTGACTAATGATGGTCGGATTAAGGTAACCGATTTTGGTATTGCCCGGGCCGTGAGTAGCTCTACCTTGACCCAAACAGGTTTTGTTCTCGGCTCTGTTCACTATTCATCCCCCGAGCAGGTCAGTGGTGGTCAGATTAGTGGGGCATCGGATCTGTATTCCTTGGGTGTGGTAATGTACGAAATGTTCACCGGTAGATTACCCTTTGGGGGCGAAACCCCGGTGAGTATTGCTCTGAAACATCTGCGAGATCAGCCACCGTCCCTTAGAGAGTTGCGTGGGGATCTACCCGATGGAGTGGCATTGATTGTTGAGACGGCTATGGCAAAGGAGCCCAAAGATCGATATCCCAGTGCAGCAAGATTGTTACAGGCGATTCAAAAGACCGGGATGATGTCTTTGGGGTTTGCCTCGGAAGAAGCGCCGGAGCAGACGGCATTAATGGAAACAACGAAGGTCCTCGCCAGTGTAAATGGGGAGGAACTAGAACCGACGGAGATGGTACCCGTTCAGCAAAAGAAAAAACGTTCTACAGGAGCTAGGTTTTTGACTGTTGTTGCAGTGCTCTTGGCCATAGGTGGGCTATCATGGGTAGGCTTGTTGCAGGCCCGAAAGATGATCTTCCCACCGGATTTGCCGGTTCCTGAGGTTTCCGGCCGTTCCCTAGAGGAGGCCAGTGAGATATTATCGGAGATGGGGTTTAAACCCAGTGTCGATGGACGAGTCTTTAGTCATGATGTGCCCGAAGGATGGGTAGTATCACAGAACCCCGTTGAAGGAAGAATCGTGAAGAAATGGCGAACAGTTGAACTGATTGTCAGTAAGGGCCCCCAGATGGTAGAGGTGCCAAATATTGTCGGATATTCTTTGCGGGATGCCGCATTGATGTTAGATGAACAAGGTCTAAAGCTAGGTGTTCCCGAGGAGGAGATCAATGAACAGGCCGCAATAGATGAAGTCCTATTCCAGGAGCCGTCATCGGGCAGTGTTCCTGTAGGAAGTAGTATTAATGTAGTTATCGCCGTTCGGCAGAAGTCTACGGTTCTTTTGGTCCCTGATATCCGAGGATCATATCTGGACCAGGCGCAAAAGGACCTTGCAGAGTACGGGTTGTCCATTGGAAAAAGTTTTCCTGATTTCTCTGACGAAATCCCCCAAGGGATGATCATCGATCAGAACCCCCGACCCCAGGCTTCAGTACAAAAAGGGACCGCCATCGATGTAGTCTACAGTAACGGACCAAGGAATAGGCAAGAACCTAGGGAAGATGAAACAGGTGTTGGTACTCCACCAGTTCCACCTGTAGGTGAGCTTGAACCCGGGGAGGATACAGATGCCCAAACGCCACCGGAAGCACCAAATGATGGGCAAAAGAGGGCGACAATATCCATTAGGGTACCCGATGGGCCGCCCCAGGAGGTCTTGATTTTGGTGGTCGATGATATTCGGGTGGGGATTAAGCAAGTGATGCAGGCCATGGTGGATGGGGGCGAGACGATTACCCGGGTGGTGGTTGGGTATGGTCCTGAAGTAAGGGTGCAAGTCTATTTGGGTGGTTGGTTAATCGAAGAGGAATACCTAAGGTAA
- the rsgA gene encoding ribosome small subunit-dependent GTPase A — MQKGIVIRAIGGYYFVQTEQGQVYQCLLRGKLKRQHQRILVGDWVHARPTSSSEGVIEEVLPRRLELSRPPVANLDILVVVNSVVHPSVNLVLLDRILLAARQQGLRCILCWNKVDLEQEDPQLSGYIQAYLQQGYDCVRTSALTGEGIDRLIELLSGSMAVLTGDSGVGKSALLNRVLGQTVQEEGDISQRLKRGRHTTREVVLYPLGNGGFIADTPGFTRMPLVGVEPVVLEDFFFREYFSGCYYSDCRHRNEPECAVKEAVAKGDIPSWRYDNYLFLLDELVDSQEGQWK, encoded by the coding sequence ATGCAAAAAGGCATTGTGATAAGGGCTATTGGTGGCTACTACTTTGTGCAAACGGAGCAAGGGCAAGTGTATCAGTGTTTGCTTCGGGGGAAGCTCAAACGGCAACACCAACGGATCCTGGTGGGTGATTGGGTGCATGCGCGGCCTACTTCCTCGTCCGAAGGGGTGATTGAGGAGGTTTTACCGCGGCGGCTGGAACTGTCTCGTCCACCGGTGGCCAATCTTGATATTTTGGTTGTTGTCAATTCTGTGGTCCATCCAAGTGTGAATTTAGTTCTTCTAGATCGGATCCTACTAGCTGCACGGCAACAAGGGCTGAGGTGTATTCTCTGCTGGAATAAGGTAGATCTAGAACAGGAAGATCCACAGTTATCGGGGTATATTCAGGCTTACTTGCAGCAAGGGTATGATTGTGTTAGAACCAGTGCGCTTACCGGAGAAGGAATAGACAGATTGATTGAGCTTCTATCGGGATCTATGGCTGTTTTGACTGGTGATTCGGGAGTTGGAAAATCTGCCTTGCTCAATCGAGTACTAGGCCAAACGGTTCAGGAAGAAGGTGACATTAGCCAACGGCTGAAGCGGGGTCGTCATACCACTAGGGAGGTTGTATTGTATCCCTTGGGTAATGGCGGGTTTATTGCCGATACACCGGGCTTTACTAGGATGCCGTTGGTTGGTGTTGAACCAGTTGTTTTAGAAGATTTCTTTTTCCGAGAGTATTTTTCCGGTTGTTACTACTCCGATTGCCGTCATCGAAATGAACCTGAATGCGCGGTAAAGGAAGCAGTTGCCAAAGGGGATATTCCGTCTTGGCGTTACGATAATTATCTGTTCCTTTTGGATGAGCTTGTTGACAGCCAAGAAGGGCAGTGGAAATGA